In Lolium rigidum isolate FL_2022 chromosome 7, APGP_CSIRO_Lrig_0.1, whole genome shotgun sequence, the DNA window ctgaataaaatatggcagcgagtaaacatgcaacggaacagtaaataaacggagattcgatgtttggaaataaggcctagggatcatactttcactagtggacactctcaacattgatcacataataaaaccactctacactcttttgttggatgatgaacaccactaattgcgtagggctacaagagcacctcaatgccggagttaacaagctccaaaacattcgatattcatatttaaataaccttagagtgcatgatagatcattgcaattacaccaagtactaacatagcatgcacactgtcaccatcacactatgaaggaggaataaatcgcatcaatactatcatagcaataattaacttcataatctacaagagattacaatcataacctacgccaagtacttacatgatgcacacactgtcaccgttacaccatgaaggaggaatagagtactttaataacatcactagagtaacacatagatgaatagtgatacataactcatatgaatctcaatcatgtaaggcagctcatgagatcattgtattgaagtacataggagagagatcaaccacatagctaccggtacagcccttagcctcgatggagaactactccctcctcatgggagacagcagcgttgatgaagatggcggtggtgtcgatggagatgccttccggggcacttccccgtcccggcggcgtgccggaacagagactcctgtcccccagatcttggcttcgcgatggcggcggctctggaaggtttctcgtaccgtggctttttcatatcgaagttttaggtcagggacctttagataggcgaagaggcggagtcggagggctgacgaggcggtgacacaataggagggcgcggcccaggccctggccgcgccgccctatcatctgggcccaccagggctctcctatggtggctctcgggtgttctggaagcttcgtggaaaaataggatgctgggcattgatttcttcCGATTCCGatcgaatatttccttactaggatttctggaaccaaaaacagcagaaaacaacaactggctcttcggcatctcgtcaataggttagttccggaaaacgcataataatgacatataatgtgtatgaaacatgtaggtattgtcataaaagtagcatggaacataagaaattatagatacgtttgagacgtatcaatacgttttggacgtatcagctgccTGCAGTCACGGGAGAAGTGGCCGCGCATGCCGCAGTTGTAGCACTTGCCACGCCGCCCCTTCATGCCGCCCGAGGCTACGCTGCTCcctccatcgtcgtcgtcgtcgtggccaCCGCCGCGCTGACGGCGTCGTGCCTCCCAGAGCGGCCGTGAGCAGCAGCTGGTCGCCACGACGCTCTCCGCCAATAGCCGCCTTGCGCCGCTCCGTCCGCTCCTGGAACGCCTTCAGCCGCCCGAGCACCTCGTCGAAGCACACGGTCTCGATGTCACAGAACTGCTCGATGCCGGCCACTGCTGTGTACAACGAGTCCGGGACGGTGTCGAGCAGCTTCTTCACCATCTTGGCATCGCTCAGCGTCCCGCCGAGTTGCGAACTTGGCGGCCATGCAGCCGATCTTCCCAGTGTAGACGTCCAGCTCCTCACTGTCCGCCATGATCAGCCGATCGAACTCGCCGCGGAGCGTCGACATCCGAGCTACCTTGACGCGATCCGCACCGACGAACCGCGCCTTGAGGCTCtcccacaccgccgccgccgtattCTTTGACGACACCTGTAGCAGAATGTCCTCCGAGAGCGCGCCGAGCAGGTACGCCCTCGCCCTCTTGTTCTTCTCCAGatcgaccgccgccgccgagtCCGCCGGAACCACCGCCTCCCAGACGCCCTGCACGTCGAGGTTGGCCTCGACCTTGATCACCTAGACGGTGTAGTAGTCGCGGGTGAGCATCGGACAGAAGAGCGGCATCGCGCTCCCCCCGGCGCCACCGTGCGGAACCAACGCCAtcacctcgctctgataccaaatgtagtTGCTGGCACTAGCTAGCTCTCGCTCTCACGGAAGGAGGTGGAAGAAGAATCAAGGAGACAGTATGATTTCTGGCGACGAACGCCCTTGCTGCACATACGGCTATATTTCCTCCAGCTCAAACTGAAACTCGCACACTGACTTCAACGAGCAGTACAGGGCATTTATACCAGGCCAGCACACATGCGCGCGTACGCACGTTGCCCACTTCCTCACGCTCCGCTCGCTCTGCCACGCGCACGCACGACGCGGCCAGACTCTAACAAACTGAACGTGATCACCCAGACCAGGATCCCTCCTTGACCATGAAGCTTGCACACACAGCTTCGTGTCTCCATCGCCGCACTACTGAAGACCTAGCCATAAACCGGCTGACACGACCTGACCTGAACGTGGCCAGACCAGCGTTCAGATACTACCTAAACAGCCACGCAGAAACAAACATAAACTCACGAACCTAGACTTAGCCACGCACACGCTAGACATGGCGTGGTTTATTTCTAACAGCACGTTTagttaaaaaaaaattaatctATGTTTTAAAGGAAAGAACATAGACACTTATATAAATTACACAACCTTGTAGTTATAACTTTATAAGACGTGACAAGCATGTAATAAATTTACTTTTGTACACGTATGGTAACATATCTTATCTTTAAATCTCAAATGTTAAAATTATAATCATTGGTTTATAATTTTTAAGTATATGTGAATTAATCTAGTGCCTCGAAAAACATCCTCACTTTACTTTTAGTATTAGTATATAATATAATAGATTATCTCAGATTTAAGCAAAAAATTGCCTAAATCTGTCTACGTTCAGTGAACCCGTGATATGTAATTTAGATCACACACATAAACATATCGCATGAACGGATGAACCCATACGGAACTGTCGTAACAGTCCGATCAGATGACATCACATGCATCGATCAAACGGTGAGCGAATGGAGGTTCGCATGGAGAACTGACACGGCGTGCATCATCGATCAGGTTTTGGGATCCCTTTCGTCATTTCTCCAGCTTCCCTTCATCTTTGGCCCCGTGGGCCCTTCTCCGACGAGCAGCTCCTTCACCAGCTGGCCTAGCCGCTCCCTCATCTTGCGCGGCAGGATCCTCGCCGCGCGGTTGATCTCGCGCCCGATGTCGTACTCCTCCTTCGGGCCCCACCCCCTCTCGAACCCAAGCCACGCCGGTTCGGCCACCTTCCCGGCGCCGAGGTACTCCGCGGAGACCACCTCGCACCGCCCACCGCCAGTGTCCATCATGCTCCCCTTGGCGCAGTCGTTCCGTATCCCGATCCCCAGCTTCGAGTCGCCCTGCAGCACCAGCCCCTCCTTGGGGTAGAACGCGTGCCCGCTCCGCGACGTGTACGCCACCGGTCTGCTGCCGATGTACTCGAGCTGCGATGCCTCCATCCAGGTGCCCGTGCTGTGCTGCGATAAGTACACCCGGAGCAGTTCGCCGGAGAAGTTGCTCACGCGCAGCGTCACGTGCTCCCAGTCGCCGACGTGCTCGCCGATCATACCGAGCGGGATTGTGAGGGGGCCAACCTTGGCCCGAGCTGGCCCATTAAATGGGTAGAAGAACCACAAGGCAAGGTCCGTAGCCGTCCCTCCCAGCATCGGCTTCGCCTGCACGTAGGCTTTCGCGCCGGCGAGGTCGCCCTTCTTGACCCTCTCCCTCTGGCCTTTATCCACCGGCAGGTCGAGCCAGTACGCGCCGTCGTTGCCGCCGCCCTGCGGGAGGTTCGACCCGTCGGCGACCACGGGCGTCGGTGACGTCTGGCTGCCGTTCTGGTACAGCAGAGCGCCGTTCTCGAAGTACCACGGCACCGACGAAGGCATGTACGGGTCGTTGGGGTGCAGGTACACCTGGGGCGAGTAGGCCGCCAGAAGGGCATGCAGCTGAGCCAGGTCGGGCATGCATGACGTGTAAGCCCCGCTGTTGTTCTTGAGACACGCCAAGGTCGTCGTCGCCGCGGTGCTGCTCTGTACGTGGACTCCGAACGTGCCGGCGTGCACGCCCCGGGCATCGATGCCACGTACCGCCGGCCTCAGAGAAGTTGCGGTGAACCCGTCCTTGTCGCTGCTCCACACAGACTCCTCGTCCTCGCACGCCTCGGTGAAGTCGGCACGGACGCACACGACCTCGTCGAGCGGCGGCTTATCCTTGGTCGTCGTGACCGCTATGCCCACCGCCCTGTAGCCGTCCGGGGCCATGGGGAGCCAGAAGAAGCCAGCACCACCATCCTGACCGCTGGACCAGACAAGGGTGTAGTCCAGCGGCGGGACTAGGAGTGCTCCGGTGCCGGACGCGTCCCGGacgacgaggacgtggccagAGAGTGGCCGGTTGTTGGGCTGCGCGTAGTGACCGAGAGCGCGGAATCCGGCCGGTACCGGCGACGGCTGGAAGAAGGTTGCGCCGAGGCCGTCTTGGCCGCCCTGCGCAGTGGACCAGACCTTGGCGAACGTGGTGACTTGGCGCGCCTCCAGGCCTCCGAGGTCTATGATGCCCTTTGCAAATCCTCCATCTGAAACCAGAAAAGGAATAACCGGTGGTCAACCAAAAATGTTAGAGAGTGTTAGCAAAAGCCAGCTAGTTGAACTTCCGACTAACTTAGAGTGATCGTCGGTGCAATCGTGAACTCAACATGTAGGATGATTTTCGAGCCGCTTTACATGAGTATGTGATTGTAATAATTATTGAACTCGTGATGATTAGATGATCTGCAGATGTAAGTGGTCGACGCACTCAAAATATACCTCTCCATTCCACATTAGTTTGTTGCTGATTTTGCACAAAAACGAATATGGATTCGAAAGAAGTAAGTCATCCAAAAACAGAAACAACGCACATATATACTCTACTTACTCCGTAATGAAGACAAAACATAGCGTCCAAAACATCGTGATTTGATGGTCCAACTTGGTCACATATAATTGAATTGACCCTTCTTATGTTGTTAAGAGTTATGTCGATGTTCACAATACAGAGGAATTGCAACATGGAAAGAGAGAATGATCCTTATTAGATCACTCATATAACCTACAGTAGAAAAGATTGTTCGTGGTTGTATTTTTCAGCCAAGCAACCTACCCAGCTAGCTACGTACCCCGACCTCGACAACTCGACACACCTAAAGGCCACCTTAAATAGTTCATCATCGGAAGAACAGAAGCACATGGCATGAACATGCAAGCACGCACACACGTACCTGAGGACGGCCACGACTGCATCGGAGACGGAGGAGCAAAGGACCTCTCCACGGGCAGCGccgacgtgctcctaggcacacaACCCAAGCACGAGTTGCTCCTTCGCATTTCTGGCAGGCTGCGACAGTGACGAGGACGATCAGAGAAGATGGAGAGCAACCGGGGCCGAGGCTTGCTCAAGGCGTGCACTCTCGGTTCGTTTCTCCCTAAGCTGGAGATCGGGGGCAATGCAGCTGGTGTTGTGTTAGTATTGGCTACTATCGCTAGTATTGATCAGTGGTGCTGTACTGCTGTGGTTACTTGCAAGAAAGCACTGTGTTGCTTTTATTGCCGATGACTCCtctcttaggctggtcatagtgcatagtatcatatactagtatcatgcatatgatacttgcctatgatactacctctatagtgggtggtattatagagtagtatcagaaacttctaaatttattgttttgtagaatcccaatgtaaatctatgtacatGATCTATTTGACATGTACTTTTCTCGTAACGTCGCTTATGATACATGATTCACTTATGCGTTACTCTAACcttatctctcctccttaattacatGCCACGTCATCATTTGTGTGGGCctagtatgcatgatactacctatgatactaaagACTATGGCCAGCCTTATAGCCCATGCTTCAGCTTAGCTTTGCAGGCGAGTATGGCTTGGCTTTACGGCTCTTTCATGCATCTCCCGGAACACAAGTCTCTGATCTGATCCAATCATCAATTGCACATCTGTATCACGACATCGTTGTCACTTTCCAGAGAAGCACACGTACCAAGTGTGTTGTTTGGCGTTTCGTGCCCGTTTGGACTAGCGCCGCGTGTTTGGAGGCCAGCGTAGAACGGATCGTTGGAGAAATTTAAAAAAACGTGCGCCAAAACGCGACCATCCGCCGCTTGCTACAATACGCGGTATGAGCTGCGTTATTGTAATTGTTATAGACCTATAGAGCTGGTCGGAGCTGTCGAGGACGAAGCAGGCATCTCTAATCGATAATGTTTCTATATGTTTATATATTGTGCTGTCTAATGCCAAATTATTGCAACTTGCACGGAGTGCTTAGGATGGCTACATGGGAACGGACCTTTGTCCGAGGATCGTTTGCAATCAAGGTTGTTAGTCGCTTTTTTTTTGTCAGCGGTATCATATCATAGTTTCACCATATTATGAGATTTTTATTTTTAACTAAAATGCATCTTTACATTAAAATATACCTCGGATGCATTTAAATTTAATTGTTGTTTAAAATTCTGAACGTATTCTTTATCATGTAAATGGTACATTTGTATATTGAATATAGACCAACCAAAAAAGGTTGGGGACCAATATAGTTCGAAACGAGTACACGTAAACGGTTAATTTGACTGGTTTCTTTGGCTACAATCTCATCTTCTATACCCACCTTGCCCTAACTAATGGAAGCTCTGCTACTTAAATATTTACTTTATCTTGCAATTGTAAGCCAACTTTCACTCTTTATCTTGCGATGGCTTTTGCGACCTTATTACTTTGCATAAATATGAAATTGTATGTTATTGACTTTGTATCCGAATACTAATGATACCACGATAGGTGTCACGGTACGAGTAAGATACTATTAGATTAAGATACCATCACAAATTCACAATACATATCTATTGAGAACGGTAATTATAAGATGCCATGATAGTATCGGGTTGCTAACCACCATGTTTGGAATAACAAATACATTCCACGTTGGTTTGTTTACTTCACATTCACACACCAATCAGGGGTAGCTGACCAAACTAGCTGGGAGATTCCAGTGATGATTTGTTGCATAGTTTTGCACGTTGGATCAGCGAGAAGGTCTCATGCGCGCGCCAGTGTTTTGGAGGACCCGGCTTTGTCGTTTGACGGGAATGTGCAGGTGCGCGTTCAGATTGATtgggcaacagcagcagctagcCTGCAGTTTTGCATTCTTTTTATTGCCAGTCTGAATAGTATTATACTTCGTACAGGTTGGAACAAACGAACATGTCGTGAGAATATGCGTTTAGAACATCCGTTTTCGTGAGCAAATCTTCCATGGCGACCGTGCAATCACATCAGCTTTCATTAATTTCCTAGGATTGCTCTTCCTGTCAGGGCTGATGAAATTAATAAAGCGACCGGCCAGGACCCAAGACGCATCCGAAGCGTCCACACGATGCTGAAAATGCAGTTTCACTAATCGGATATCCATATCTCTTTTTAAGCAAAACTTCACTAAAGGTTCATTTAAGTTGTCTACCTTAACATGCAGCCCATCTACAACATCAAGCAATGACAACCTTGTGGTTCTCATTCCCCACCGTTCATTTTGTTGTGACATACAAAGTTGCCCTGTTCACCCTACGGTGAAAATGTCTTTTTCTCCCTTCAAAAAAAAAGGTCCACCTCATAGAATCATTGTTTCCATGGCGTTTAAGCTGCGGCATGAGGCCCTAGCGTTTTCTCCCTATTACTCTTATATTTATcttctaattaatttctggcagtAGAAACTTACACTCCCGGCCACAACTTCAATTCgcaaatttttatatttttagaaAAACATGGCATAGTTCTGAAACCAGATGTCACATCATTATTACAAGCATTTTCATTGTTAGGTCCACCAGACTTACATCATTAAAACTAGCTAGGGAGAGGGACAAGTTCCATAGCACTCAAAACATTACTTTGAGGAAAGACACCTGACGATAACTGACATAACAACCCAAGCTCTACAACAGAAGACAGGAAAATGAGATTAAGGCCTATGAAGCACAGTGAAACCTTCACCATCTCCCACCAACATCAAAGAATTTGCTCCCAGGGTCCTCACAAGGTCTGCAACAGTGATCAGCATGGGTCCAGATTCCCTCTCGCGATGCATAGTGCATACTTCCATAGCCGTTCTCGCCCTT includes these proteins:
- the LOC124678648 gene encoding uncharacterized protein LOC124678648 → MRRSNSCLGCVPRSTSALPVERSFAPPSPMQSWPSSDGGFAKGIIDLGGLEARQVTTFAKVWSTAQGGQDGLGATFFQPSPVPAGFRALGHYAQPNNRPLSGHVLVVRDASGTGALLVPPLDYTLVWSSGQDGGAGFFWLPMAPDGYRAVGIAVTTTKDKPPLDEVVCVRADFTEACEDEESVWSSDKDGFTATSLRPAVRGIDARGVHAGTFGVHVQSSTAATTTLACLKNNSGAYTSCMPDLAQLHALLAAYSPQVYLHPNDPYMPSSVPWYFENGALLYQNGSQTSPTPVVADGSNLPQGGGNDGAYWLDLPVDKGQRERVKKGDLAGAKAYVQAKPMLGGTATDLALWFFYPFNGPARAKVGPLTIPLGMIGEHVGDWEHVTLRVSNFSGELLRVYLSQHSTGTWMEASQLEYIGSRPVAYTSRSGHAFYPKEGLVLQGDSKLGIGIRNDCAKGSMMDTGGGRCEVVSAEYLGAGKVAEPAWLGFERGWGPKEEYDIGREINRAARILPRKMRERLGQLVKELLVGEGPTGPKMKGSWRNDERDPKT